TTCTTTTAATTATCATGTGGAAAAGGGCGGAATATTCTTAAAAGATTCAGCAGTAGTGGCTGGATTAGGATGCATAGGTAGAAATAACTTATTGGTTACACCTGAATATGGTCCTCATGTAAGATTAAGAGCACTTGGTTTAAGTTTAGATTTACAATCAACCGGACCTTCTGCATACGATCCATGTAAAAGCTGCAAAATTAAGTGCTGGGAAAAATGCAAAAAAGGTGCATTTGCTAAGGAAATATATTTTCCTTCAGAATTAGGTAGAAGTGAACTACCTGGAAGAGTTGGAAATTTCGATAGAACCTTGTGTAATATACAAATGGAAGAAGATGTAGCTAGCATTAAACCTTTGACTATACCTGAAGTTTCCACAAAAGAACCCGTTAATGTTATAAAATATTGCAGAACATGTGAATATGCGTGTCCCATAGGTAAATAACTATATGTTTTATTGTTAAACAAAAGGAGGAAGTTTAAAATGGACACAAATTCAAAATCAAATGAACAAGGTCAACTTAAAAGGACTCTAAAAGCCAGACATATGAACATGATCGCCATAGGAGGATCAATTGGAACCGGTTTATTTTTTGCCAGCGGCAGTGCTGTCAGCACAGCTGGACCTGGCGGTGCTGTTTTAGCTTATGTAATTATGGGAATTTTAGTTTACTTTTTGATGACATCCCTCGGCGAGATGGCAACACTTTTACCTATATCAGGATCTTTTGAAACTTATGCTACAAGATTCATTGACCCTGCATTAGGTTTTACCCTTGGATGGAATTACTGGTTTTGCTGGGCAATATGCGTTGCCGCTGAATTGGTTGCAGGTTCAATGATTGTTAAATTCTGGCTTCCAAATACCAATACTACTTTATGGAGTATGTTATTTTTAGTAATAATTTTTATCTTAAATATTCTTTCAGCAAGAATTTACGGTGAAAGTGAATATTGGTTTGCAAGTATTAAAGTTGTCACAATTATAGTATTCCTTATAGTAGGTGTTCTCATGATATTTGGCATTTTAGGTGGAAAATCACCTGGATTAAGTAATTGGGTACTATCAGATGCTTCTGGGAAGAAAGGACCTTTTGTTGGCGGAATATCTGCTATTATTAATGTATTTTTGGTTGCAGGATTTTCTTTCTCCGGAACAGAAATAGTTGGCCTTGCTGCAGGTGAATCGGAAAATCCTGAAGAAAATGTTCCTAAAGCTATAAAAAATGTTTTCTGGCGTATTTTACTATTTTATATGGGGGCAATTATAGTAATTGGGTTTTTAGTACCTTTCACCGATCCAAACTTATTAAAAAGTGGTGCAGATAATATTTCATACAGTCCTTTTACCATGGTATTTAAAAGATCTGGTCTGGCAATTGCGGCAAGTATTATGAATGCAGTAATTTTAACATCTGTTCTCTCCTGCGGTAATTCAGGTCTTTATGTAGCTTCACGTATGCTTTATTCCCTATCCAAAGAAGGGAAAGCACCTAAATTTTTATCAAAAGTAAACAAACATGGTGTCCCTACAACTGCTTTATACGCCACAACTGTTATTGCTTGTTTTGCTTTTTTCGCCTCTCTGATTGGAGATGGGAAAATATATTATATACTATATAATGCTTCTGGTATCACAGCCTTCTTTGCATGGTTAGGTATAGCTATCTGCCATTATAGATTTAGAAAAGCATACACTGCACAAGGCAAAAATTTGAAAGATTTAAAATATAGGGCTAAATTATATCCATTTGCACCTATTATATCTATTATACTTTGTATAATTGTTATATTCGGTTCTAATATATGGGTATTTCAAGCTAAAACATTTAGCTGGTTTGATTTTGTAACAAATTATATGTGTATTCCTATATTTATATCTTTGTATATTGGATATAAGATTATTAAGAAGACAAAAATAGTACCTCTTAAAGAATGTAACTTTGAGTATAATGAAGATGAAAAAAAGCCATCAGCTTAGTTTAGCTGATGGTTTTCTCTGTTATTTACTAAGATTTAATTTTATCCAGCAGTTTTTCAATATATTCAAGTATAACCCTCTGTTTTATATCTTTAAACATATCGTCAGTATCCCATATCTTATCTTTAATACAAAGACTGTCTTTTATACATATACTTTCTCTTAATCTAGTTGCATCCAGTTCCAATTGACTTTTTAACTCTTTCAAGTTTTCTATAGCCAATGTCATCACCTCATTTGTTCCTCTTAATATACTATTCATAACTTTAGAATTTGGAACTCTATATTAATGAATCTTATTTGCTTTCGCTGTATGCTTGGGAGTGTTACAGTAGGTAGCCATCAGATAAATCTTAAACTTATATCCATTGCTTTTACAGAATGTGTAAGAGAACCTATAGATATTATATCAACACCAGTAGAGGCAATATCTACTATAGTATCTTCGGTGACATTTCCTGAAGCTTCTAAAATAAACTTTTTATCTACAAATTTCACAGCCTTTTTCATAGTATCTACATCCATATTATCCAACATAATTACATCAACTTCAGTATTAACCGCTTCTTTCAGCTGATCGAGATTTTCTACTTCTACTTCTACTTTAGCTGTAAATGGAATTTTACTTTTTATTCTTTTTACGGCTTCCGTTATAGAACCTACTGCCCTTATGTGATTATCTTTAATCATTACAAAATCAGACAAATTCATCCTGTGATTGTATCCTCCTCCTGCTGTAACAGAATACTTATCCAAAATTCTAAATCCAGGAAGAGTTTTTCTTGTATCTACTATTTTCACATCATAATCCTTTACTAAATCAACCATCTTATTAGTTTTAGTTGCAATTCCACACATTCTTTGAAGTATATTAAGGGCAACCCTTTCTCCTTTTAATATAGATTTAGAATTTCCCTCTAGTTCTACAATAACATCACCTTTCTCCACTTTAGAAGTATCTTTTACCTTGACGTTGAATCTTATACTGCTGTCCACAATTTCAAATACTCTTTTAGCCACATAAATTCCAGCAATAACACCTGACTCCTTTGCAATAAATCTTCCTTTTGAAACTTCACTTTCTAAAAGCAAATTATCTGTAGTAACATCACCGTAATTTATATCTTCTATAAGAGCATTTTTTATTAACTTATCAACTATTAAGTAATTCAAATTCAATCACCTCAAAACTAAATTATCTTTAGAATACTCTTCTATATAATTACTTCCTATAGAAGTCTTGCTTTCCAAAGTAGCCCTAATTATACTTCTAGCAACTTCATACATATTATAAACTTCTACTTGCTCAATACTTTTAAAATTTATATATTGAAATTTAAAAAGAACTTCATCTACAACCTCTAATGCAATTTTAATGTTATCAATTCTTCTAACTATTCCTAAATTATTTTCCATTAATATCTTCAGATTTTGCTTAAGTTTTGAAAAGTTCATGTGACTTTCTTTACATTGAGGAATAAATTCACTGTTTTCAAAGTTATCTTCATCTATAACTTTTACTTTATTTAAGATATCCTCCGCAGCCCTTTTTCCGAAAACCAGGGCTTCCATTAAAGAATTGCTGGCAAGCCTGTTTGCCCCATGAGCCCCAGTACAAGCACATTCTCCGACTGCATAAAGGTTTTCCATACTAGCTCTTCCAAACAAATCCACCTTAATACCACCCATAAAATAATGCTCAGCTGGAGTTACAGGTATGTAATCCTTATACATTTCTATACCATTGTCTTTACATTCACTATAAATCTTATTAAATCTATTTTCTAAAAATTTTTTTTCGTACATAGTAGCATCCAAATAAACATAATTGGAATCAGTTTTTTTCATTTGATCACTAATTGCTCTAGCTACAATATCCCTAGGAGCAAGTTCCATCCTTGAATCATATTCTTTCATAAACCTGTTTCCACATTTATTTTTAAGTACCGCACCTTCTCCCCTTACAGCTTCAGATATTAGAAACATTTTTTCCTCATTATTTTTAGAGTATAAAGCTGTAGGATGAAACTGAATGTATTCCATATCTTCTAAGGTTACCTTTGCCCTTATTGCCATGGCAATTCCATCTCCTGTAAGTACATCTACATTAGTAGTTTTAGAAAATAACTGTCCAATTCCACCAGAGGCTATTACGCAGCACTTTGATTTTAAATAAACAAATTTATTTTTGTAAAATGTCATTATACCACAACATTTATTTTTGTTATCAACAATATCCAGGGCGAAGATATTAGGTATTATTTCTATATTGGGAGCATTTTTAGCCTGGTTTACAAGAACCTCCATTATAGCTTTTCCTGTAGAATCTCCATTTACATGAAGTATCCTTGGAATAGAATGATTTCCTTCAAAAGACCTATAAAAATTACCCTGGGAGTTTTTATCAAATTTAACTCCAAGACTAACCAAATCATTTATAGCTTTCTCAGATTCATTTACAAGTACATTTACAGCTTCCAAATCATTAACATAGCATCCTGCATTTATAGTATCCTTTACATGAAGCTGTCTGTCATCATTTTGTATACTTGCTGCAATTCCTCCCTGAGCCAGATATGAATCACAATCATATACATCCTTTTTGCTTAAAACCGCTACTTTTAAATTTTTAGAAAGCATTAAAGCAGTATAAAGTCCTGCTATTCCTGCTCCAATTATAACTACATCAAAGCTCTTGCTTTCACAGGAATTCACGTTATAGTTTGCTAAATATCTTCTTTCCACTTTACATCACCAGCCTATATAGAATTTATTCAATACGTAACATTTTCTCAAGGGAACCCAATGCCTTTATTCTCATTGATTCAGGAATAAATATTTCATGTTCCATATTTAAAAGAGAATTGTGGACATCTTTTAGTGTAGTCATTTTCATATTTTGACACACAAGTCTTGGACTTAATAAATAAAACTTCTTCTCAGGATTATCATTTTTCATTTTATGAAGTACCCCTATTTCAGTACCTATGATGAATTCCTTATTTGGTGATTTCTTTGCATAGTCAATTATCTGTGACGTACTTCCAACAAATTCAGCACTATCCCTTATTTCTTTTGAAACTTCAGGATGTACTAGCATTTCAGCTCCAGGATGCTCTTCCTTTATTTTTTTAACATCTTCTATAGTTATTCTGGCATGAGTTATGCAGTGACCACCTGACCAAGGTATGATTTTCTTATCTGTAACTTTTTCGGCTACATAACTGGCAAGATTTTCATCTGGTACAAATAATATCTCATCCTTATCCATGCTTTCTATAACTTTAACTGCATTAGAAGACGTACAACATATATCACTTATAGCCTTAACCTCAGTAGAAGAATTTATATAACATACTACAGCTGCTTCTGGATGCTTTTCTTTTTCCTCCATAAGTTGCTCTTCATCTATACATTCTGCTAAAGGACATCCTGCATATTTTGAAGGAAGTAAAACTGTTTTATTTGGTGATAGTATTTTTGCACTTTCTGCCATAAATTTAACCCCACAAAATACTATAACTTCATTATCCATTTTAGCAGCAGCTCTACTTAGTGCAAAAGAATCCCCTACAATATCTGCTATATCTTGAACTTCTGGCAGTTGATAATTATGTGCCAATATGCACGCATTTTTTTCTTTTTTCAACCTATTTATTTCATTTATTAAAAATGTTTTGTCCATATTACACCTCTACAATAATATTTTTGTTTTATAATATATTAATATTTTTATACCATACCAATATTTTTATACTACAATTTGATGTATATACACCAGTATATACTATTTTTTATGTTTTAACAACATCCAATAGAGATACTACTAAATTCCACCTTTACAATTACATTAAAAAAAAGTATGAATCTTAATCCATACTTTTAGTGAATTATTACAATTTATAAACTATTTACAATTTGATTTAAATTTTCTGACATAGATGTAATTTCTTCTATACTAGCTGTTATTTCCTGTGTAGCCGCTGCCTGCTCTTGACTTGAAGTCAATGAATTCTGACTCATCTTGCTAGAAGATTCAACCTTTTCCTTGATATTATCTGTTAACTTTGCAATTTTAGGCACTGTACTTCTTGACTGTTCTGATAATTTTCTGATTTCTTGTGCAACTACTCCAAAACCTTTTCCAGCATCTCCTGCCCTAGCTGCTTCAATTGAGGCATTTAATCCAAGCATCTTAGTCTCATCTGAAATACCTTTTATTAAAGAAGATACTTCATTTATCTCTTCCGACAAAGATATTATTTGTTTTATTTCATTATCCAGATTCTGCTCATTTGTATGTATTTCAGATGCTGAAGCAGCTAATTCTTCAATAGTAGAGGATACTCCTGTAATATTCTCCGTAAGATCATTGGACATATTTTTCAAATTCACTGTAACCCCTCTAGGTATAATCATTCCAAAAGTACCCACAACATCACCTGTATCCTCATCACATAATGGATAAGTTGCCATCCTAACAGCTCCTAAGTCCCCTAAAGCATCTATATTCTCTGATGCAAATTTTTTAGTTTGAATCGCCTTACTTACTACAGATGCAGGATTATCTAAAAATGAAACTCCCGGCTTAATAGCAGGTATATCAAATTTTTCAGATCGCTGTACACTAGTAACCTTTTCCAAGTCAGATAAAATAAAAAAAGCTCCTTCTGGAAACATTTCAACTAATATTGGTGCAAAATTCTTAAATGCCTTTGCTACAGGATGTGATTTTAAAAATACAGAACAAAACACCCCAGTAACTTGTCCATTTTCATCAGTTATAGGTTCTTCAAAAATTTTAAGTGCTCCATATTTAGATTTTGAAATGTTCTCTGTAACATTTTTCTTTTCCTCTAATGCTTTTAATCTTAAATTATGTTGACTTAAATCAAATCCAATATCCATTGACTTCATATCAAATATCTTTGATTCCTTTTTCCAAACAACTTTACTTTTCTCAGTAATAAAATATACTACCCCACCTGGTATCATTTCCG
The genomic region above belongs to Clostridium sp. AWRP and contains:
- a CDS encoding amino acid permease — translated: MDTNSKSNEQGQLKRTLKARHMNMIAIGGSIGTGLFFASGSAVSTAGPGGAVLAYVIMGILVYFLMTSLGEMATLLPISGSFETYATRFIDPALGFTLGWNYWFCWAICVAAELVAGSMIVKFWLPNTNTTLWSMLFLVIIFILNILSARIYGESEYWFASIKVVTIIVFLIVGVLMIFGILGGKSPGLSNWVLSDASGKKGPFVGGISAIINVFLVAGFSFSGTEIVGLAAGESENPEENVPKAIKNVFWRILLFYMGAIIVIGFLVPFTDPNLLKSGADNISYSPFTMVFKRSGLAIAASIMNAVILTSVLSCGNSGLYVASRMLYSLSKEGKAPKFLSKVNKHGVPTTALYATTVIACFAFFASLIGDGKIYYILYNASGITAFFAWLGIAICHYRFRKAYTAQGKNLKDLKYRAKLYPFAPIISIILCIIVIFGSNIWVFQAKTFSWFDFVTNYMCIPIFISLYIGYKIIKKTKIVPLKECNFEYNEDEKKPSA
- the nadC gene encoding carboxylating nicotinate-nucleotide diphosphorylase, which codes for MNYLIVDKLIKNALIEDINYGDVTTDNLLLESEVSKGRFIAKESGVIAGIYVAKRVFEIVDSSIRFNVKVKDTSKVEKGDVIVELEGNSKSILKGERVALNILQRMCGIATKTNKMVDLVKDYDVKIVDTRKTLPGFRILDKYSVTAGGGYNHRMNLSDFVMIKDNHIRAVGSITEAVKRIKSKIPFTAKVEVEVENLDQLKEAVNTEVDVIMLDNMDVDTMKKAVKFVDKKFILEASGNVTEDTIVDIASTGVDIISIGSLTHSVKAMDISLRFI
- a CDS encoding L-aspartate oxidase: MERRYLANYNVNSCESKSFDVVIIGAGIAGLYTALMLSKNLKVAVLSKKDVYDCDSYLAQGGIAASIQNDDRQLHVKDTINAGCYVNDLEAVNVLVNESEKAINDLVSLGVKFDKNSQGNFYRSFEGNHSIPRILHVNGDSTGKAIMEVLVNQAKNAPNIEIIPNIFALDIVDNKNKCCGIMTFYKNKFVYLKSKCCVIASGGIGQLFSKTTNVDVLTGDGIAMAIRAKVTLEDMEYIQFHPTALYSKNNEEKMFLISEAVRGEGAVLKNKCGNRFMKEYDSRMELAPRDIVARAISDQMKKTDSNYVYLDATMYEKKFLENRFNKIYSECKDNGIEMYKDYIPVTPAEHYFMGGIKVDLFGRASMENLYAVGECACTGAHGANRLASNSLMEALVFGKRAAEDILNKVKVIDEDNFENSEFIPQCKESHMNFSKLKQNLKILMENNLGIVRRIDNIKIALEVVDEVLFKFQYINFKSIEQVEVYNMYEVARSIIRATLESKTSIGSNYIEEYSKDNLVLR
- the nadA gene encoding quinolinate synthase NadA; translation: MDKTFLINEINRLKKEKNACILAHNYQLPEVQDIADIVGDSFALSRAAAKMDNEVIVFCGVKFMAESAKILSPNKTVLLPSKYAGCPLAECIDEEQLMEEKEKHPEAAVVCYINSSTEVKAISDICCTSSNAVKVIESMDKDEILFVPDENLASYVAEKVTDKKIIPWSGGHCITHARITIEDVKKIKEEHPGAEMLVHPEVSKEIRDSAEFVGSTSQIIDYAKKSPNKEFIIGTEIGVLHKMKNDNPEKKFYLLSPRLVCQNMKMTTLKDVHNSLLNMEHEIFIPESMRIKALGSLEKMLRIE
- a CDS encoding methyl-accepting chemotaxis protein, producing the protein MISINELDYVKRMCESQAEMIPGGVVYFITEKSKVVWKKESKIFDMKSMDIGFDLSQHNLRLKALEEKKNVTENISKSKYGALKIFEEPITDENGQVTGVFCSVFLKSHPVAKAFKNFAPILVEMFPEGAFFILSDLEKVTSVQRSEKFDIPAIKPGVSFLDNPASVVSKAIQTKKFASENIDALGDLGAVRMATYPLCDEDTGDVVGTFGMIIPRGVTVNLKNMSNDLTENITGVSSTIEELAASASEIHTNEQNLDNEIKQIISLSEEINEVSSLIKGISDETKMLGLNASIEAARAGDAGKGFGVVAQEIRKLSEQSRSTVPKIAKLTDNIKEKVESSSKMSQNSLTSSQEQAAATQEITASIEEITSMSENLNQIVNSL